In the Brassica napus cultivar Da-Ae chromosome A7, Da-Ae, whole genome shotgun sequence genome, one interval contains:
- the LOC106353674 gene encoding ornithine transcarbamylase, chloroplastic — translation MVAAAMASHVSSTRSPALSLSSSSSFFPGTTLRRFSAVSLAPPASFSPLSLRVSCQASSVTSPSTSDVKGKSDLKDFLAIDDFDTETIKKILDKASEVKALLKSGERNYLPFKGKSMSMIFAKPSMRTRVSFETGFFLLGGHALYLGPNDIQMGKREETRDVARVLSRYNDIIMARVFAHQDILDLANYSSVPVVNGLTDHNHPCQIMADALTMIEHIGQVEGTKVVYVGDGNNMVHSWLELASVIPFHFVCACPKGFEPDKEMVLKAQQAGLSKIEITNDPKEAVIGADVVYSDVWASMGQKDEAEYRRKAFQGFQVDEALMKLAGPKAYFMHCLPAERGVEVTNGVVEAPYSIVFPQAENRMHAQNAIMLHLLGF, via the exons ATGGTGGCGGCGGCTATGGCTTCTCACGTCTCTTCCACCCGATCACCGGCTCTTTCCCTCTcctcttcatcgtccttcttccCCGGCACCACTCTCAGGCGATTCTCCGCCGTCTCACTCGCTCCTCCGGCGAGCTTCTCACCCCTCAGCCTCCGCGTCTCCTGCCAAGCCTCCTCCGTCACGTCCCCTTCTACTTCCGATGTGAAAG GGAAATCTGACCTGAAAGACTTTCTGGCCATAGATGATTTCGACACAGAGACCATCAAGAAGATTCTAGACAAGGCTTCAGAGGTCAAAGCCCTGTTGAAGTCAGGGGAGAGGAACTATCTGCCTTTTAAAGGGAAGTCTATGTCTATGATCTTTGCAAAGCCCTCCATGAGAACTCGTGTTTCCTTTGAGACTGGCTTTTTCTTGCTTGGTGGACATGCACTGTATCTTGGACCCAATGATATCCAGATGGGCAAGCGAGAGGAGACTCGCGACGTTGCTCGTGTTCTGTCACGCTATAATGACATCATTATGGCCCGTGTTTTTGCTCATCAG GACATTCTTGATTTGGCTAACTACTCGAGTGTACCGGTTGTTAACGGTCTGACAGATCATAACCACCCTTGCCAAATCATGGCCGATGCACTCACAATGATTGAGCACATTGGTCAAGTCGAAGGGACAAAG GTTGTGTATGTGGGAGATGGGAACAATATGGTGCATTCATGGTTAGAATTGGCATCAGTTATTCCTTTCCATTTTGTCTGCGCTTGCCCAAAAGGGTTTGAACCAGACAAAGAGATGGTTTTAAAGGCACAACAAGCTGGATTAAGTAAGATAGAGATTACCAATGATCCTAAAGAAGCTGTCATAGGAGCTGATGTTGTCTACTCTGACGTATGGGCCAGTATGGGGCAAAAGGATGAAGCTGAATACCGCCGTAAAGCATTCCAAGGCTTCCAG GTAGATGAAGCTCTGATGAAATTGGCGGGTCCAAAGGCCTACTTCATGCATTGTTTGCCTGCAGAAAGAGGAGTGGAAGTGACCAATGGAGTCGTGGAAGCTCCTTATTCCATTGTCTTCCCACAGGCAGAGAATCGCATGCATGCCCAAAATGCAATCATGCTTCATTTGCTCGGCTTTTAA
- the LOC106353673 gene encoding zinc-finger homeodomain protein 5, translating to MDMRSHEMIERRRDDNGNNGVGNINSIITNEDNCNGNNNTRVSSNSQTLVPHQSKSSPSFSISTVRYRECLKNHAASVGGSVYDGCGEFMPSGEEGTLEALRCAACDCHRNFHRKENDGVGSSDGSSHHRHHHHHHQYGGGRRPPPRNMMLNPLMLPPPPSYAPLHHHKYGMSPPGGGGMVTPMSFPYGGGGGGAESSSEDLNMYGQSSGENGGGVTPGQTAFSMKRFRTKFTAEQKEKMMEFAEKLGWRMNKQDEEDLKRFCGEIGVKRQVFKVWMHNNKNNARKQPTPTTTT from the coding sequence atggatATGAGAAGCCATGAAATGattgagagaagaagagatgacaATGGCAACAATGGTGTTGGTAATATCAATAGCATTATTACAAATGAAGATAACTGCAACGGTAACAACAACACTCGTGTCTCTTCCAACTCTCAAACCCTAGTTCCCCACCAATCCAAGTCTTCGCCTTCTTTTTCCATCTCCACCGTACGGTACCGAGAGTGTCTGAAGAACCACGCGGCGAGCGTCGGTGGAAGTGTATATGACGGTTGCGGCGAGTTCATGCCGAGTGGTGAGGAAGGAACATTAGAAGCTCTTAGATGCGCTGCTTGTGACTGCCACCGTAATTTCCACCGGAAAGAAAACGACGGCGTAGGAAGCTCAGATGGAAGCTCTCATCACCGtcatcatcaccaccatcaCCAGTACGGTGGAGGGAGAAGACCACCGCCGAGAAACATGATGCTTAACCCACTCATGCTTCCTCCCCCGCCGAGTTACGCGCCGTTGCACCACCACAAGTACGGAATGAGTCCTCCTGGTGGAGGAGGAATGGTGACGCCGATGAGCTTCCCTTacggcggcggcggaggaggagctGAGTCGTCTAGTGAAGATCTGAATATGTATGGACAGTCAAGCGGAGAGAATGGAGGAGGTGTTACGCCGGGACAAACGGCGTTTTCGATGAAACGGTTCAGGACGAAGTTCACGGCGGAgcagaaggagaagatgatggAGTTTGCGGAAAAGCTAGGGTGGAGGATGAACAAGCAAGACGAAGAAGACCTCAAGAGATTCTGTGGTGAGATCGGAGTTAAGAGACAGGTCTTCAAAGTCTGGATGCATAACAACAAGAACAATGCTAGGAAACAACcaacaccaacaacaacaacatga
- the LOC106353672 gene encoding DNA-3-methyladenine glycosylase 1-like has translation MGEPQPSQPPQSNDSDDSSSASVPGSIVSSTTIEAPRITELSNVSSPPSKIPLRPRKIRKLSPNNDARPSPKGKPSQPPRIHAKSLTCEGELEAAITHLRSVDPLLASLIDAHPPPKYESFNTPFLALIRSILYQQLAAKAGNSIYTRFVSLCGGENGVVPENVLPLTPQELRQIGVSGRKASYLHDLARKYQNGILSDSGIVSMDDKSLFTMLTMVNGIGSWSVHMFMINSLHRPDVLPVNDLGVRKGVQMLYDLPELPRPSQMEGICEKWRPYRSVGSWYMWRLIEAKGTPSNAGAVSSGADLAFPQLEDMQQQQQSQLLDPLSVFSIGAWGQT, from the exons ATGGGTGAACCACAACCTTCTCAACCACCGCAAAGCAACGATTCCGACGACTCCTCCTCCGCCTCCGTTCCCGGCTCAATCGTCTCATCAACCACCATCGAAGCCCCGAGAATCACCGAGCTAAGCAATGTATCCTCCCCTCCTTCCAAAATCCCTCTCCGTCCTCGAAAAATCAGAAAGCTTTCTCCCAACAACGACGCGAGACCTTCACCGAAGGGCAAACCATCGCAGCCACCGAGGATCCACGCAAAGTCTCTAACTTGCGAGGGAGAGCTCGAAGCGGCGATAACCCACCTCCGCAGCGTCGATCCTCTCCTAGCCTCGTTGATCGACGCACACCCACCGCCAAAGTACGAGTCTTTCAACACTCCCTTCTTGGCTCTCATCCGAAGCATCCTCTACCAGCAGCTTGCTGCTAAAGCGGGGAACTCAATCTACACGCGCTTCGTTTCCCTCTGCGGAGGCGAAAACGGCGTCGTTCCGGAGAATGTCCTCCCCTTGACGCCTCAGGAGCTTCGTCAGATCGGTGTCTCCGGGAGGAAAGCGAGTTACCTCCACGATCTCGCGAGAAAGTATCAAAACGGGATCTTGTCGGATTCTGGGATTGTGAGCATGGATGATAAGTCTCTGTTCACGATGCTGACGATGGTTAACGGGATCGGGTCTTGGTCGGTTCATATGTTTATGATAAACTCGCTTCATAGACCTGATGTGTTGCCTGTTAACGATCTTGGTGTGAGGAAAGGTGTGCAGATGCTTTATGACTTGCCGGAGCTGCCTCGTCCTTCGCAGATGGAGGGGATTTGCGAGAAGTGGCGTCCGTATAGGTCGGTTGGGTCTTGGTACATGTGGCGGCTCATTGAAGCTAAAGGGACTCCGTCTAATGCTGGGGCGGTGAGTTCAGGAGCTGATTTGGCGTTTCCGCAGTTGGAAGACATGCAACAGCAACAACAGTCACAGCTTCTGGACCCTCTTAGTGTGTTCAGTATCGG GGCATGGGGCCAAACTTAG
- the LOC106353671 gene encoding sugar transporter ERD6-like 6 isoform X1, whose protein sequence is MSSRDETEEARNELRRPFMHTGSWYRMGSRQSSMMGSSQVIKDNSISVLACVLIIALGPIQFGFTCGYSSPTQAAIIKDLGLTVSEYSVFGSLSNVGAMVGAIASGQIAEYIGRKGSLMIAAIPNIIGWLCISFAEDTSFLYMGRLLEGFGVGIISYTVPVYIAEIAPQNMRGGLGSVNQLSVTIGIMLAYLLGLFVPWRILAVLGTLPCIVLIPGLFFIPESPRWLAKMGMTDDFETSLQVLRGFETDITVEVNEIKRSVGTSTKRSSTVRFVDLKRRRYYFPLMVGIGLLVLQQLGGINGVLFYSSTIFESAGVTSSNAATFGVGAIQVVATAISTWLVDKAGRRLLLTISSVGMTISLVIVAAAFYLKEFVSHDSDMYSMLSILSVVGVVAMVVSFSLGMGPIPWLIMSEILPVNIKGLAGSIATLANWFISWLITMTANLLLAWSSGGTFTLYGLVCAFTVVFVTLWVPETKGKTLEELQALFR, encoded by the exons atGAGTTCGAGGGATGAGACAGAGGAGGCCAGGAATGAGCTGCGACGACCTTTCATGCACACAGGAAGTTGGTACCGGATGGGCTCAAGACAATCGAGCATGATGGGTTCGTCTCAAGTCATCAAAGACAACTCAATCTCTGTTCTTGCTTGTGTTCTGATCATTGCTCTTGGTCCTATTCAATTCGGATTCACT TGTGGTTACTCTTCTCCAACTCAAGCTGCAATCATCAAGGATCTTGGTTTGACTGTATCTGAG TACTCTGTGTTTGGTTCTCTGTCCAATGTGGGTGCTATGGTTGGTGCTATTGCCAGTGGTCAGATCGCTGAATACATTGGAAGAAAAGGG TCTCTGATGATTGCTGCAATTCCTAATATCATTGGCTGGCTTTGCATATCATTTGCAGAA GATACTTCTTTTCTTTACATGGGAAGACTTTTAGAAGGTTTTGGTGTTGGGATCATCTCTTACACG GTGCCTGTATATATTGCTGAGATTGCTCCACAGAATATGAGGGGAGGGTTGGGTTCTGTTAACCAG CTTTCTGTGACAATTGGAATAATGTTGGCTTATTTACTTGGCCTCTTTGTTCCATGGAGAATCCTTGCAGTCTTGG GGACATTGCCATGCATAGTATTGATACCTGGTCTCTTTTTCATTCCTGAGTCCCCTCGTTGGCTG GCAAAAATGGGTATGACTGATGATTTTGAAACCTCATTACAAGTTCTTAGAGGGTTTGAGACTGATATTACCGTTGAGGTTAATGAAATCAAG AGATCTGTGGGAACATCTACAAAACGATCGTCTACAGTTCGGTTTGTTGATCTCAAGCGCAGGAGATACTATTTCCCACTTATG GTTGGTATAGGGTTGCTTGTACTTCAACAACTCGGTGGAATTAATGGTGTCCTGTTTTATTCCAGTACAATCTTTGAGTCTGCAG GAGTTACATCGAGTAACGCAGCAACATTTGGGGTCGGTGCTATTCAGGTAGTGGCGACTGCAATATCAACATGGTTGGTGGACAAAGCAGGTCGTCGGCTTCTTCTTACC ATCTCTTCTGTTGGGATGACGATAAGCCTAGTGATTGTTGCAGCTGCCTTCTACCTTAAG GAATTTGTGTCTCACGATTCAGACATGTACAGTATGCTGAGTATCTTGTCAGTAGTTGGAGTAGTG GCAATGGTTGTTTCTTTCTCATTGGGAATGGGACCAATTCCGTGGCTCATTATGTCTGAG aTCCTTCCTGTGAACATAAAGGGTTTAGCTGGAAGTATAGCAACTTTAGCCAATTGGTTTATCTCTTGGTTGATCACCATGACCGCAAACTTGCTATTAGCCTGGAGCAGTGGAG GAACTTTCACTCTATACGGTTTGGTTTGTGCATTCACAGTGGTGTTCGTGACTCTGTGGGTTCCTGAGACCAAAGGGAAAACGCTTGAAGAACTTCAAGCCTTGTTCAGATga
- the LOC106353671 gene encoding sugar transporter ERD6-like 6 isoform X2: MSSRDETEEARNELRRPFMHTGSWYRMGSRQSSMMGSSQVIKDNSISVLACVLIIALGPIQFGFTCGYSSPTQAAIIKDLGLTVSEYSVFGSLSNVGAMVGAIASGQIAEYIGRKGSLMIAAIPNIIGWLCISFAEDTSFLYMGRLLEGFGVGIISYTVPVYIAEIAPQNMRGGLGSVNQLSVTIGIMLAYLLGLFVPWRILAVLGTLPCIVLIPGLFFIPESPRWLAKMGMTDDFETSLQVLRGFETDITVEVNEIKRSVGTSTKRSSTVRFVDLKRRRYYFPLMVGIGLLVLQQLGGINGVLFYSSTIFESAGVTSSNAATFGVGAIQVVATAISTWLVDKAGRRLLLTISSVGMTISLVIVAAAFYLKEFVSHDSDMYSMLSILSVVGVVAMVVSFSLGMGPIPWLIMSEVIRC; encoded by the exons atGAGTTCGAGGGATGAGACAGAGGAGGCCAGGAATGAGCTGCGACGACCTTTCATGCACACAGGAAGTTGGTACCGGATGGGCTCAAGACAATCGAGCATGATGGGTTCGTCTCAAGTCATCAAAGACAACTCAATCTCTGTTCTTGCTTGTGTTCTGATCATTGCTCTTGGTCCTATTCAATTCGGATTCACT TGTGGTTACTCTTCTCCAACTCAAGCTGCAATCATCAAGGATCTTGGTTTGACTGTATCTGAG TACTCTGTGTTTGGTTCTCTGTCCAATGTGGGTGCTATGGTTGGTGCTATTGCCAGTGGTCAGATCGCTGAATACATTGGAAGAAAAGGG TCTCTGATGATTGCTGCAATTCCTAATATCATTGGCTGGCTTTGCATATCATTTGCAGAA GATACTTCTTTTCTTTACATGGGAAGACTTTTAGAAGGTTTTGGTGTTGGGATCATCTCTTACACG GTGCCTGTATATATTGCTGAGATTGCTCCACAGAATATGAGGGGAGGGTTGGGTTCTGTTAACCAG CTTTCTGTGACAATTGGAATAATGTTGGCTTATTTACTTGGCCTCTTTGTTCCATGGAGAATCCTTGCAGTCTTGG GGACATTGCCATGCATAGTATTGATACCTGGTCTCTTTTTCATTCCTGAGTCCCCTCGTTGGCTG GCAAAAATGGGTATGACTGATGATTTTGAAACCTCATTACAAGTTCTTAGAGGGTTTGAGACTGATATTACCGTTGAGGTTAATGAAATCAAG AGATCTGTGGGAACATCTACAAAACGATCGTCTACAGTTCGGTTTGTTGATCTCAAGCGCAGGAGATACTATTTCCCACTTATG GTTGGTATAGGGTTGCTTGTACTTCAACAACTCGGTGGAATTAATGGTGTCCTGTTTTATTCCAGTACAATCTTTGAGTCTGCAG GAGTTACATCGAGTAACGCAGCAACATTTGGGGTCGGTGCTATTCAGGTAGTGGCGACTGCAATATCAACATGGTTGGTGGACAAAGCAGGTCGTCGGCTTCTTCTTACC ATCTCTTCTGTTGGGATGACGATAAGCCTAGTGATTGTTGCAGCTGCCTTCTACCTTAAG GAATTTGTGTCTCACGATTCAGACATGTACAGTATGCTGAGTATCTTGTCAGTAGTTGGAGTAGTG GCAATGGTTGTTTCTTTCTCATTGGGAATGGGACCAATTCCGTGGCTCATTATGTCTGAGGTGATTAGATGTTAG